From Humisphaera borealis, the proteins below share one genomic window:
- a CDS encoding amidohydrolase family protein encodes MTKQSPKRLFGWAKQSREERATAAVSDAGDLATLREPLWDPVVVIPDPWRRNSEPSAEDIAAWAPRFVWPQTTIADRLFSGGRPTADRPYGHPNDGIGTTVPPATLTSELATLLSAASTMAHDSTDDVRLTRQLLATARAMNLVAASEIANAEAASNLVAATAAPTEMPADVAAEPAEVAVEPAEAPSPEQVAVEVPVDVPVTAPAAIVSVVEEEITAVADVDSITLAGSALATATAEISAITDLLSSVMPAGGIDSTGLDSVDTDAFDAAFEAASAYVPSDDALPAMAARLEWTAERSGFDTVRPPVRAAADPALTSPEAHLDRSSESAQTSTDTATEVSAASDAASSVPEASTTIAETVNLPPVDEVAREAVAVDAGTPETIPAEPVALVVDATPDEPPAIEEASAIEADGHIADSRIDEVVVTHDGTVPSADDSVAESAPTLVPDRVDEPVPEPAVEEANESTSAQTPAPAVVVEVKQAVKTTASTVMAPAVRDEYNRTNIDFRRPWPRPKVRGLVIDFHCHLLARRHAEDWFEAADHYGMDVFVTMSPLEEAVALVRDWGRRLRFIAVPQWGDASDRWVDNWLNRIEAFYNLGSRIAKFHAAPGTMAMRGHRLDSPVYKPLFADVKARGMAIMTHIGDPDTWYNGRYDPAKFGTRDEHYAMWESLLEEHRGHTWIGAHLGGNPEDLPRLQRLLDKFPDLWLDCSATRWMVREISARREPAREFFIRNADRILFGSDQVSGDDRQFDFLASRIWCHRKLWETAYIGPSPIIDPDVPADQQPTVRGLALPDAVLQKIYHDNATRLLGKLGMGFE; translated from the coding sequence ATGACGAAACAATCGCCGAAGCGGCTTTTCGGGTGGGCGAAGCAATCCCGGGAGGAACGCGCCACCGCTGCAGTGTCTGACGCCGGCGACCTAGCGACGCTCCGCGAACCGCTGTGGGACCCGGTGGTGGTGATCCCCGACCCCTGGCGTCGCAATAGCGAGCCCAGCGCCGAAGACATCGCAGCCTGGGCACCCCGATTCGTCTGGCCGCAAACCACGATCGCCGACCGCCTGTTCTCCGGCGGACGCCCGACCGCCGACCGGCCGTACGGGCACCCGAACGATGGCATCGGCACGACCGTTCCCCCCGCGACGCTGACATCAGAACTGGCGACCCTGCTGTCGGCCGCTTCGACGATGGCCCACGATTCGACCGACGACGTCCGCCTGACGCGCCAGTTGCTTGCCACGGCCCGGGCGATGAACCTCGTCGCCGCGAGCGAGATCGCTAACGCCGAGGCTGCCTCGAACCTTGTTGCAGCGACCGCCGCCCCGACAGAGATGCCGGCCGACGTCGCAGCGGAACCGGCAGAAGTTGCCGTGGAACCGGCGGAAGCCCCGTCTCCGGAACAGGTCGCCGTCGAGGTGCCCGTTGACGTGCCAGTCACCGCCCCGGCCGCTATCGTCTCGGTGGTGGAGGAAGAAATCACGGCCGTTGCCGACGTAGACTCCATTACTCTGGCGGGTTCGGCCTTGGCGACCGCGACGGCGGAGATCAGTGCGATCACTGACCTGCTGTCGTCTGTGATGCCCGCCGGCGGTATCGATTCGACCGGGCTGGACAGCGTTGACACCGATGCGTTCGACGCGGCGTTCGAGGCCGCTTCGGCGTACGTGCCGTCCGATGACGCCCTGCCGGCGATGGCCGCCCGCCTGGAGTGGACCGCCGAGCGGTCAGGTTTTGACACCGTCCGCCCGCCGGTGCGTGCCGCTGCGGACCCGGCTTTGACGTCTCCCGAGGCTCACTTGGATCGCTCCAGCGAATCAGCTCAAACCTCCACCGACACCGCGACCGAAGTGTCCGCGGCGTCGGACGCCGCCTCATCCGTCCCCGAGGCATCGACGACGATCGCAGAGACCGTCAATCTTCCGCCGGTCGATGAGGTGGCCCGCGAAGCAGTTGCGGTCGACGCCGGCACACCCGAAACCATTCCCGCCGAGCCCGTTGCCCTCGTCGTCGACGCGACGCCCGATGAACCTCCCGCGATCGAGGAGGCCTCTGCAATTGAAGCGGACGGGCACATCGCCGACAGCCGCATTGACGAGGTTGTTGTCACGCACGACGGGACTGTCCCATCGGCCGACGATAGCGTGGCCGAGTCTGCGCCCACGTTAGTCCCCGATCGAGTCGACGAGCCCGTGCCGGAGCCCGCCGTTGAAGAGGCGAACGAATCGACGTCGGCCCAAACCCCGGCGCCCGCCGTCGTGGTTGAAGTGAAGCAGGCCGTCAAGACGACGGCATCGACCGTCATGGCCCCGGCGGTTCGCGACGAATACAACCGGACCAATATCGATTTCCGCCGGCCCTGGCCCCGGCCCAAGGTCCGGGGGTTGGTGATCGACTTCCACTGCCACCTGCTGGCCCGGCGGCACGCCGAGGATTGGTTCGAGGCGGCCGACCACTACGGCATGGACGTGTTCGTTACCATGTCGCCGTTGGAAGAAGCCGTCGCACTGGTGCGCGACTGGGGTCGGCGGCTCCGCTTTATCGCCGTGCCGCAATGGGGCGATGCGTCGGACCGCTGGGTGGACAACTGGCTGAACCGCATCGAGGCGTTCTACAACCTCGGCAGTCGGATCGCCAAGTTCCACGCCGCCCCCGGCACGATGGCGATGCGCGGCCACCGCCTTGATTCGCCCGTCTACAAGCCACTCTTTGCCGACGTCAAAGCCCGCGGCATGGCGATCATGACGCACATCGGCGACCCCGACACCTGGTACAACGGCCGCTACGACCCGGCCAAGTTCGGTACCCGCGACGAACACTACGCCATGTGGGAAAGCCTGCTCGAAGAGCACCGCGGCCACACCTGGATCGGCGCCCACCTGGGCGGAAATCCCGAAGACCTTCCGCGGCTCCAGCGCCTGCTCGACAAGTTCCCCGACCTCTGGCTCGACTGCTCGGCAACCCGCTGGATGGTTCGCGAGATCTCCGCGCGCCGCGAACCGGCCCGTGAGTTCTTTATCCGCAACGCCGATCGCATTCTCTTCGGCTCCGACCAGGTCAGCGGCGACGACCGCCAGTTCGACTTCCTCGCCAGCCGCATCTGGTGCCACCGCAAGCTGTGGGAGACGGCGTACATCGGCCCGAGCCCGATCATCGACCCTGACGTGCCGGCCGATCAGCAGCCAACCGTCCGCGGGCTGGCGCTGCCGGACGCGGTGTTGCAGAAGATCTACCACGACAACGCCACCCGATTGCTCGGGAAACTGGGGATGGGGTTCGAGTGA
- a CDS encoding type II toxin-antitoxin system HicB family antitoxin translates to MRQRYHTIIRPEANGWFVGWVEEVPGTITSGKSLSECRDKLRRSLSLMIETYRDEARAGLTAGCIQESVEIDVDDANTHVVEPAHA, encoded by the coding sequence ATGAGACAACGCTACCACACGATCATACGGCCTGAAGCGAACGGCTGGTTTGTCGGGTGGGTGGAAGAAGTCCCAGGCACCATCACCTCTGGTAAATCACTTTCAGAATGCCGCGACAAACTCCGCCGGTCCCTCTCGCTGATGATCGAAACCTATCGTGACGAGGCCCGCGCCGGCCTGACCGCCGGCTGCATCCAGGAATCCGTGGAGATCGACGTCGACGACGCAAATACTCACGTGGTCGAACCCGCCCACGCTTAG
- a CDS encoding anti-sigma factor family protein, with protein MAEPIMRPDDLEFLIAQYADGSLDAKRSADLEAVLRRDEDARAILESYRAINGALTGIVASQPVPEVRWDRLEASISRQIATLAVAGAVSETDEESISRFSSGDVLEQELRSIDDKIAADPRSRLLLAEYASLDRTFDAARDVEIPNVQWEQFASHISAQIDRAEDASSESMKIGPETVERTIRQADSSSVFGRIGNFFMQPSRLAIAACLVLAASISFKLINQGGNTNGGAPAPAGTTGGTGGAPMATVTPAPVEIRVGPSFTPGMNPLENTTVTSIHVGPPSGPGFDVAAMADWAKEFPFTRPSQMSIGKAATQPEDKPSKDTVENGALFPSR; from the coding sequence ATGGCAGAACCGATCATGCGGCCCGACGACCTTGAATTTCTCATCGCCCAGTACGCCGACGGCTCGCTCGACGCGAAGCGGTCTGCGGATCTGGAGGCGGTTCTCCGCCGAGATGAGGACGCCCGGGCGATTCTGGAGTCGTACCGTGCCATCAACGGCGCGCTGACCGGTATCGTTGCCAGCCAGCCCGTGCCGGAAGTGCGGTGGGACCGGCTCGAAGCGTCCATCAGCCGACAGATCGCGACGCTCGCCGTCGCCGGGGCAGTGTCGGAAACCGACGAAGAATCCATCTCGCGTTTCTCCAGCGGCGACGTGTTGGAGCAGGAACTGCGGTCGATCGATGACAAGATCGCCGCCGACCCGCGCAGCCGGCTTTTGCTGGCGGAGTACGCCTCGCTCGATCGCACGTTCGATGCTGCCCGCGACGTGGAGATTCCCAACGTGCAGTGGGAGCAGTTCGCCAGCCACATTTCGGCGCAGATCGATCGAGCGGAAGACGCGTCGTCGGAATCGATGAAGATCGGGCCGGAGACGGTCGAACGCACGATCCGCCAGGCGGATTCTTCGAGCGTGTTCGGCCGGATCGGCAACTTCTTCATGCAGCCCAGCCGACTGGCGATCGCCGCATGCTTGGTATTGGCGGCGTCGATCTCGTTCAAACTGATCAACCAGGGTGGCAACACGAACGGCGGGGCACCGGCACCGGCGGGCACCACCGGTGGCACTGGCGGCGCGCCGATGGCGACCGTCACGCCGGCCCCGGTCGAGATTCGCGTCGGGCCGTCGTTTACGCCGGGCATGAACCCGCTGGAAAACACGACCGTCACCAGCATTCATGTCGGCCCGCCGAGCGGACCCGGGTTTGACGTCGCCGCGATGGCGGACTGGGCGAAGGAGTTTCCTTTCACCCGTCCGAGCCAGATGAGCATTGGCAAAGCGGCGACGCAGCCGGAAGATAAGCCTTCGAAGGATACCGTCGAGAACGGCGCGCTTTTTCCGTCGCGGTAA
- a CDS encoding tetratricopeptide repeat protein, with amino-acid sequence MLDQRKRLPTLVCLSFVRRNLLRRAAVAAVAVACLAVPAWSDVIRLKDGTSYEGEIKRSADGWEVVLPGGKKLVIPTDKVKALEAKPKPGATVPDERLASLRRAAEAMPDIKQVIERYRGFIVQFAGSPAADAAKADLVIWQDRLDRKLTKVGDVWMTDAEREATAEKSYQTAEQALTLLLQGRTNQGMPLLEQSLVENPKNAAAWYMKGILLFKQDKAVEARKAFETASSLVPDHAATYNNLAVVLWRQNQHVAALLNYEKALLAAPLHRGVLDNMAEALAALPVELRDGNHVKRIVRHFNDQDSLLQQQMAVQSLYRWGSTWVSQADIAQLQALEREVRAKIDQMELEYNAISARQKRLEVDIASAQNTIRQMEANSVGLDANGRMVRYPLPPSYYEFVRDLAVLKAERDQRMAEQEQMRQQARKLQQTIPTPKYTGAQRLIEWEGTPIFGKAGALPVADAPPVANRPPEARPAPATAPATMPASPPATQPRKPIVPFEKPSIMDRRFAEPPPPTVPDRPLLDGQK; translated from the coding sequence ATGCTCGATCAACGCAAACGCTTGCCGACCCTGGTCTGCCTGTCTTTCGTCCGTCGAAACCTCCTGCGGCGCGCGGCGGTCGCCGCCGTGGCGGTGGCGTGTTTGGCGGTGCCGGCATGGTCGGACGTCATCCGTCTGAAGGACGGCACCAGCTACGAAGGGGAGATCAAGCGGTCGGCCGACGGGTGGGAAGTGGTTTTGCCGGGCGGCAAGAAGCTGGTCATCCCGACGGACAAGGTCAAGGCGCTGGAAGCCAAGCCCAAACCGGGCGCCACCGTGCCCGACGAACGGCTGGCATCGCTTCGGCGGGCCGCCGAGGCGATGCCGGACATCAAGCAGGTCATCGAGCGGTATCGGGGTTTCATCGTGCAGTTTGCAGGCTCCCCCGCCGCCGACGCCGCCAAGGCCGACCTGGTCATCTGGCAGGATCGTCTGGACCGGAAGCTGACGAAGGTCGGCGACGTGTGGATGACCGACGCGGAACGGGAGGCGACCGCCGAGAAGTCGTATCAGACCGCCGAGCAGGCTCTGACGTTGCTTTTGCAGGGCCGTACCAATCAAGGCATGCCGCTGCTCGAGCAGTCGCTGGTGGAGAATCCGAAGAACGCCGCCGCGTGGTACATGAAGGGGATCCTGCTCTTCAAGCAGGACAAGGCGGTCGAGGCCCGCAAGGCGTTCGAGACCGCTTCGTCGCTCGTCCCCGACCACGCCGCGACCTACAACAACCTGGCAGTGGTGCTCTGGCGGCAGAATCAGCACGTCGCGGCGCTGCTGAACTATGAGAAGGCGCTGCTCGCCGCCCCGCTGCATCGCGGCGTGCTCGACAACATGGCCGAGGCACTGGCGGCACTGCCGGTCGAGCTTCGCGACGGAAACCACGTTAAGCGGATCGTGCGACACTTCAACGATCAGGATTCGCTGCTCCAGCAGCAGATGGCGGTCCAATCGCTGTACCGGTGGGGCTCGACCTGGGTTAGCCAGGCGGACATCGCACAGTTGCAGGCGCTGGAGCGTGAGGTGCGAGCGAAGATCGACCAGATGGAACTGGAATACAACGCGATCAGTGCGCGGCAGAAACGGCTGGAGGTCGATATCGCTTCGGCGCAGAACACCATCCGGCAGATGGAAGCCAACAGCGTGGGATTGGATGCCAACGGGCGGATGGTGCGCTATCCGCTGCCGCCAAGCTACTACGAGTTCGTTCGCGACCTGGCAGTGCTCAAGGCCGAGCGTGACCAGCGGATGGCCGAGCAGGAGCAGATGCGGCAGCAGGCGCGCAAGCTGCAACAGACGATTCCCACGCCCAAGTACACGGGTGCACAGAGGCTGATCGAATGGGAAGGGACGCCGATTTTCGGCAAGGCCGGCGCCCTGCCGGTGGCCGACGCACCGCCGGTGGCAAACCGCCCGCCGGAAGCTCGACCGGCCCCTGCGACGGCGCCGGCCACGATGCCCGCATCACCCCCGGCGACGCAGCCGCGCAAGCCGATCGTGCCGTTTGAAAAGCCGTCGATCATGGACCGAAGGTTCGCCGAGCCCCCACCGCCGACGGTGCCGGATCGGCCGTTGCTGGATGGGCAAAAGTAA
- a CDS encoding HEAT repeat domain-containing protein, with protein sequence MAKRASNPDAILDRLSALRQVPSSPEFLAELKKSIGHSSVVVVARGAELASRYEKKELAGDLAGAYWRFAEMNPGHDDKNYVARTGVVRSLVDLYAGGEAADVYLSAVKQGAGRPSGVMLADPAAELRATAAFGLATMAHPEALTICTDLLTDLASLVRVAAARALSASGREGAVLVMRLKLRVGDSEPEVLAECATGLMQLAPAESLDVVAGLMSHREEAARAGAALALGASRLPAALDRLRQAYDREKEPEVLKTILIAAASSRLPAAVEWLVSLVEKDRRTAEMAIDALSPFRLDESVKSRVTAFVQQSGNPSLLEAVQRVFS encoded by the coding sequence ATGGCCAAACGCGCCAGCAACCCCGACGCCATCCTCGATCGCCTGTCGGCGCTTCGGCAGGTGCCGTCTTCGCCAGAGTTCCTGGCGGAACTTAAGAAGTCGATCGGGCACTCTTCCGTCGTGGTCGTGGCCCGCGGTGCCGAGCTGGCGTCCCGGTATGAGAAAAAGGAACTCGCGGGCGACCTCGCCGGCGCTTACTGGCGGTTCGCGGAGATGAATCCGGGGCATGACGACAAAAACTACGTCGCCCGCACCGGCGTCGTGCGGAGCCTGGTCGATCTCTATGCCGGCGGCGAGGCGGCCGACGTCTACCTGTCGGCGGTGAAGCAGGGCGCCGGCCGGCCGTCGGGCGTGATGCTCGCCGACCCTGCCGCAGAGCTGCGGGCGACCGCCGCGTTCGGACTGGCGACGATGGCGCATCCGGAGGCGCTGACGATCTGCACCGATCTTTTGACGGATCTGGCTTCGCTCGTTCGCGTCGCGGCCGCCCGGGCCTTGTCGGCCAGCGGCCGCGAAGGCGCGGTGCTGGTGATGCGATTGAAACTTCGCGTCGGCGATTCCGAGCCGGAGGTGCTCGCCGAGTGTGCGACGGGACTGATGCAACTCGCGCCCGCCGAGTCGCTGGATGTCGTCGCCGGGTTAATGTCGCATCGCGAAGAAGCGGCAAGAGCGGGCGCGGCGCTGGCCCTGGGCGCCAGTCGCCTGCCGGCGGCGTTGGATCGGTTGCGCCAGGCTTACGATCGCGAAAAAGAGCCGGAGGTTCTCAAGACGATCCTGATCGCCGCCGCCAGCTCACGACTGCCGGCGGCGGTGGAGTGGCTGGTATCGCTCGTCGAGAAAGACCGCCGAACGGCCGAGATGGCGATCGACGCCCTGTCGCCGTTCAGGCTGGATGAATCGGTCAAATCCCGCGTTACGGCATTCGTGCAACAGAGCGGCAATCCATCGCTGCTTGAAGCGGTGCAGCGGGTCTTCTCGTAG
- the trpA gene encoding tryptophan synthase subunit alpha: MPAATAGSTTQRLSIARAFEAVRAGPHAGLGGGLGLVPFVPAGFPSLETTAELLPRLETVGATLIEVGFPFSDPVADGPVIQEAFTYALSRGVKVADVFAVVKSVRDRVSIPIVGMLSYSIVFRIGVEAFVARAKESGFDGLIIPDLPPPEAQKICKIIHAGGLDTSLLVAPTTAEHRRSEIARLSTGFVYYLSVSGITGERDQLPADLAASVRSLKALTDKPVCVGFGISKPSHVAMLRGVADGAIIGSAIVRRMQKHVTESPKAIADAVCAYLSELRV; encoded by the coding sequence ATGCCCGCAGCCACCGCCGGTTCGACTACCCAACGCCTTTCGATCGCCCGGGCCTTCGAGGCCGTCCGTGCCGGGCCTCACGCAGGGCTCGGCGGGGGCCTCGGGCTCGTGCCGTTCGTCCCTGCCGGCTTTCCGTCGCTGGAGACGACCGCCGAGCTCTTGCCGCGGCTCGAAACCGTCGGAGCGACGTTGATTGAAGTCGGCTTTCCTTTCTCCGACCCTGTCGCCGACGGGCCGGTCATCCAGGAAGCGTTCACGTATGCCCTGTCGCGGGGCGTGAAAGTCGCCGACGTCTTTGCCGTCGTGAAGTCGGTCCGCGACCGCGTGTCGATCCCGATCGTTGGCATGCTCAGCTACAGCATCGTATTCCGAATCGGTGTCGAGGCGTTCGTCGCGCGTGCCAAAGAGTCCGGCTTCGACGGTCTGATCATCCCCGACCTGCCGCCACCGGAAGCGCAGAAGATCTGCAAGATCATCCACGCCGGCGGGCTCGACACGAGCCTGCTCGTCGCCCCTACCACCGCCGAGCACCGCCGAAGCGAAATCGCTCGTCTGAGCACCGGGTTCGTCTACTACCTGTCTGTGTCCGGCATCACCGGCGAGCGCGACCAGCTGCCAGCCGACCTTGCGGCGAGCGTCCGTTCGCTCAAGGCCCTGACCGATAAGCCGGTCTGCGTCGGTTTTGGCATCTCCAAGCCGAGCCACGTCGCGATGCTGCGAGGCGTCGCCGACGGGGCGATCATCGGTAGCGCGATCGTCCGCCGAATGCAGAAACATGTCACCGAGTCACCCAAGGCGATCGCCGACGCCGTCTGTGCGTACCTGAGCGAGCTGCGCGTCTGA
- a CDS encoding RNA polymerase sigma factor, with product MTDPQTAGKVTADPTAGNPPPASPMAPAAAPPSDGGPPDGMLVERTIAGDRTAFDMLIRRYQRQAVAVSYRLLGNTHDALEVTQDAFLKSYSSLTTLQKADAFGGWLMRIVSNLSLNYRRSRKTRSQLPLDDLLGPNEPSASDVGGGSDWMSQSGDPVHKLQSREMGKRLAAAMQELPEKQRLAIVMFTIEEMPQKQVADALGCSVEAVKWHVFQGRKKLRELLKEHL from the coding sequence GTGACTGATCCTCAGACTGCCGGGAAGGTTACGGCCGACCCGACCGCCGGGAACCCGCCGCCTGCTTCTCCGATGGCACCAGCCGCGGCTCCTCCGTCTGACGGCGGACCGCCCGATGGAATGCTCGTCGAGCGGACCATCGCCGGCGACCGGACGGCGTTTGACATGCTCATCCGCCGGTACCAGCGGCAGGCCGTCGCGGTGTCGTATCGGCTGCTCGGCAACACGCACGATGCGCTGGAAGTCACCCAGGACGCGTTCCTGAAGTCTTACAGCAGCCTCACAACGTTGCAGAAGGCCGATGCGTTTGGCGGCTGGCTGATGCGGATCGTTTCGAACCTTTCGCTCAACTACCGCCGCAGCCGCAAGACCCGCTCGCAACTGCCCCTCGACGATCTGCTCGGCCCGAATGAGCCCAGCGCGTCAGACGTGGGCGGCGGCAGTGACTGGATGAGCCAGAGCGGCGACCCCGTCCATAAGCTGCAAAGCCGCGAGATGGGCAAACGGCTGGCCGCGGCGATGCAGGAGCTGCCCGAAAAACAGCGGCTGGCGATCGTCATGTTCACGATCGAAGAAATGCCGCAAAAGCAGGTCGCCGACGCACTCGGCTGCAGCGTGGAAGCGGTCAAGTGGCACGTGTTCCAAGGCCGGAAAAAGCTTCGGGAACTGTTGAAGGAACACCTGTAG
- a CDS encoding Fe(2+)-trafficking protein, which yields MTDNQTRIDQFRKMANDDPGNELGHFSLGKALLEAGQHAEAIASLERVLAIKPDFSKAYSLHAQALIGLGKKEDATALLTKGVVVAHNRGDKMPRDEMVALLKELGAPVPELKESAVQQAVGEGEVICRRCGKPGPKLAKPPFRNAFGQQVFEGICAPCWEEAKKMGVKVINELRLPLNDPNANKLWEQHIREFLNLQV from the coding sequence ATGACAGACAACCAGACGCGCATCGATCAGTTCCGCAAGATGGCCAACGACGATCCCGGCAACGAGCTGGGGCATTTCTCGCTCGGCAAGGCGCTGCTCGAAGCCGGCCAGCACGCCGAGGCGATTGCCAGCCTTGAAAGAGTCCTCGCGATCAAGCCCGATTTCAGCAAGGCGTATTCATTGCACGCACAGGCGCTGATCGGCCTGGGCAAAAAAGAAGACGCGACCGCGCTGCTGACCAAAGGCGTTGTCGTGGCCCACAATCGTGGCGACAAGATGCCGCGCGACGAGATGGTCGCGCTGCTCAAGGAGCTGGGCGCACCGGTACCCGAGCTCAAGGAATCCGCCGTCCAACAGGCCGTCGGCGAAGGGGAAGTCATCTGTCGCCGCTGCGGCAAGCCCGGCCCCAAGCTCGCCAAGCCGCCGTTCCGCAACGCCTTCGGCCAGCAGGTGTTCGAAGGCATCTGCGCGCCGTGCTGGGAAGAGGCCAAGAAGATGGGCGTGAAGGTCATCAACGAGCTCCGCCTTCCGCTCAACGATCCAAACGCGAACAAGCTCTGGGAGCAGCACATCCGCGAGTTCCTGAATCTTCAGGTGTAA
- a CDS encoding glycosyltransferase family 39 protein, giving the protein MLNAIFRHATERAHEAFLLALASVLGLAVWVDCLRASYGQPVHLILLGLAAGVCLLPPMRSRIQSAAERLRHPRASTAWLTALAVAVFSVFFLYFGAVVQETWFVPRVVDESSYLIQMRMLATGRLWVEAYPPEIRPFFDSFNILVAPVYGSMYFPGTSLLYVPAIWLGLPYWLLPLLVSGACVGLLYRLTTELVGGIYGFVAAVMLLGLTKFRCLSVMLFSQTPMLLFALLMMLLYMQWRKRRKWRWALATGVLAGWAGITRPADALCYAIPIGVAMMLDLAAANASFGTYAKQAVALLLGGLPFLALQGFQNHGMTGQWWEFPEARYADETYPAPMLGFHRIDPAKVPKPPLLQKRVLNEQMVVSLYERHTPSKLFQTWWTDRLAALLSFGLPHPFFAVLLPIGVAATLPFRANGERRVRITLLVSVLFFVGFYAFYVFFIPHYMIVVAPGLILLSIFGVERLTCKYTPTLCQAVPAFAMIALSCGSFPCINPTVRDPEIFGPGYFHGELPVIAVDLAELESQLQAADRKALVLFRYTPQSSAPDEEPVYNTSVIFPHDSRVIRAHDLGPQNVALFRYFLSVRNEPNREVYLYDRATLGLQKLGTVHQLAGH; this is encoded by the coding sequence ATGCTCAACGCTATCTTTCGACATGCAACAGAGCGAGCCCATGAGGCCTTTTTGCTGGCGTTGGCGTCGGTCCTCGGCCTGGCCGTCTGGGTCGACTGCCTGCGAGCGAGCTACGGCCAGCCCGTTCACCTGATTCTGCTGGGTTTGGCGGCCGGAGTCTGCCTCCTGCCGCCGATGAGAAGCCGCATCCAATCTGCTGCGGAGCGATTGCGTCACCCCCGTGCTTCGACCGCCTGGCTGACCGCGCTTGCTGTCGCAGTTTTTTCGGTCTTCTTCCTGTATTTCGGTGCGGTCGTGCAGGAGACGTGGTTCGTCCCACGAGTGGTTGACGAATCGAGCTACCTGATTCAGATGCGGATGCTGGCGACGGGGCGTCTGTGGGTCGAAGCGTATCCGCCGGAAATTCGCCCCTTTTTCGACTCCTTCAACATCCTGGTCGCTCCCGTTTACGGTTCGATGTATTTCCCCGGCACCTCACTTCTCTACGTTCCGGCGATATGGCTGGGCTTGCCATACTGGTTGCTTCCACTGCTCGTGTCCGGAGCGTGCGTCGGGTTGCTGTACCGACTGACGACCGAACTTGTGGGCGGCATCTACGGCTTTGTGGCGGCGGTGATGTTGCTAGGCCTAACGAAGTTCCGCTGCCTCTCCGTTATGCTCTTTTCGCAAACCCCGATGCTGCTCTTCGCGCTGCTCATGATGCTTCTATACATGCAGTGGCGAAAGAGGCGTAAATGGAGATGGGCTCTGGCGACCGGCGTACTTGCAGGATGGGCCGGGATCACCAGGCCCGCGGATGCCCTTTGCTATGCCATACCCATCGGTGTGGCGATGATGCTCGATCTGGCCGCGGCAAACGCCTCGTTCGGCACATACGCAAAACAGGCGGTGGCACTCCTGCTCGGGGGATTGCCGTTCCTGGCGTTACAGGGGTTCCAGAACCACGGCATGACTGGCCAATGGTGGGAGTTTCCGGAGGCGCGTTACGCCGACGAGACCTATCCCGCTCCCATGCTCGGCTTCCATCGTATAGACCCGGCCAAGGTACCAAAGCCGCCGTTGCTTCAGAAGCGCGTGCTCAATGAGCAGATGGTCGTTTCACTATACGAAAGACACACGCCATCGAAACTGTTCCAGACCTGGTGGACGGATCGGCTCGCGGCACTACTGTCCTTTGGCCTGCCACATCCATTTTTCGCAGTCCTGCTGCCAATTGGAGTCGCCGCGACGCTACCCTTTCGCGCCAACGGCGAGCGACGAGTTCGTATCACGCTCCTTGTGTCGGTTCTGTTCTTCGTGGGGTTCTATGCGTTCTATGTGTTTTTTATCCCACACTACATGATCGTTGTCGCGCCCGGCCTGATCCTCCTCTCCATCTTTGGTGTAGAGCGGCTGACCTGCAAGTACACCCCGACCCTTTGCCAGGCTGTTCCTGCCTTTGCGATGATCGCCTTGTCCTGCGGTTCCTTTCCGTGCATCAACCCCACTGTTCGCGACCCTGAGATTTTCGGTCCCGGATACTTTCACGGGGAATTGCCGGTTATCGCCGTCGATCTGGCGGAATTGGAATCACAACTGCAAGCCGCCGATCGAAAAGCCTTGGTCTTATTCCGATACACGCCACAATCGAGTGCTCCGGATGAAGAGCCTGTCTACAACACATCTGTCATATTTCCGCACGACTCGCGGGTGATCCGCGCTCACGACCTGGGGCCTCAGAACGTGGCGCTTTTCCGTTATTTCCTCTCCGTCCGAAACGAGCCGAATCGCGAAGTCTACCTCTACGACCGGGCGACGCTCGGGCTGCAGAAGCTGGGGACCGTCCATCAGCTTGCCGGCCATTGA